GCAGCTCGATCAGCTAAGCGGCACAGGCGAAATTACAGCCAACCTGGTGCTGAGTCCGGCATCTTTAAAAATGGCGCCCGGATCCAAGGAAAAGGTTACTATCCAATATTTTATTCGGGAAAGAGAGTGATTTGAATGCGGAATGCGGAATTTTGATTCTAGAAAAGGAGGTCCTGATTGATGAGGGTTCCTTTTTTGACGGTGGCGTTAGTGTTTTGCGTGTTTTTGATTGACACCCGGCCCTGAATGACCACATCGCTCTCAAAAGCGACATCGCCTACAATTTCAAGTGATTCACAATCCACCAACGAGGGCAATCCCTGCCCGATACGTTGCTCCAATAGATCTATTTTTCCATAGAACCGTGGGTCCAATTTGATTTTGACCGTTTCCGGTTTGCCGGCTGCCGTGCGTTTTGGATTGATGCTCAGTTGGTATTTATCCTCGAGAATATAACAATCCGAGCGCAGCGCCAAAAGGTCATTGCAGGACTTGACCGGAAAAAATCGGGAACGGGGCACCCGCACAGCGGTGGCACCGTCGAACAGAGAAATTGCAGCGCCCATGGCGGTCTCAACCTGGAAAACCACCGGGCTGCTTTCATTTCTAGGATCTGCTGTTTTCGGATTGAGGATCATGGGAAGATGCAACGTGTGTTCTTTGTCGAACAGCGTTTTTAAAGCGTCTAAATTGATCCAGATGTTATTGGTGTTGAAAAAGCGATAGCGGGTAATATCCTGAAAGGCCTTAATTTCATCCTGGGGGCATTGAGCAGCCTCACGCAAAATCATGCGCCCGTTGCGATGCCGGGCCAGATGCCCGCCTTTGATATCCGCCGGGGTTTTTTCTGCCACCTCCATCATAAACGGAAAGCCTTCTTCTGCAAAATAACCCAGCAGCCCCATTTCCATTTGGGCACCGAGATTATCCAGGTTATGAATAAAGGCAAATCGGATTCCGTTTTTCTGAAGCCGATCCAGCAT
Above is a genomic segment from Desulfobacterales bacterium containing:
- a CDS encoding UTP--glucose-1-phosphate uridylyltransferase; protein product: MSKTPAKGHLPAFVAKMQDEGLQPLVIDTFAYYYHQVLSGETGLVYDREIQPVEHQDIQDFNRLKKYADAGQRALQHSVRIVLNGGLGTTMGLTGPKSLIEAKDGKNFLEIILKQADHDGVQLALMNSFNTHAATQTALSKINPARKPFQFIQHKFPKIQQKDLQPATWPPNPELEWNPPGHGDVFTALHTSGMLDRLQKNGIRFAFIHNLDNLGAQMEMGLLGYFAEEGFPFMMEVAEKTPADIKGGHLARHRNGRMILREAAQCPQDEIKAFQDITRYRFFNTNNIWINLDALKTLFDKEHTLHLPMILNPKTADPRNESSPVVFQVETAMGAAISLFDGATAVRVPRSRFFPVKSCNDLLALRSDCYILEDKYQLSINPKRTAAGKPETVKIKLDPRFYGKIDLLEQRIGQGLPSLVDCESLEIVGDVAFESDVVIQGRVSIKNTQNTNATVKKGTLINQDLLF